One region of Atribacteraceae bacterium genomic DNA includes:
- the uvrC gene encoding excinuclease ABC subunit UvrC, with the protein KARYARHEVAREDIGSLPAACGVYLFKNRKAEVIYVGKAINIVKRVKSHLSRSPSVFRRNLADEIHSVATILTHNEHEALLLEEELIKNYRPRYNLRLRDDKSYPYLCFSRDGKFPAVSFTRRKTAKNGLFFGPYTDSRKTREGLKILRSIFQIRGCKHPENRFPLVRPCLDHEVGLCSAPCVGKVTEDVYQENLWDAHAFLRGEFKNVEERLERDMWASAKDLDFEKAVYFRGRLEAVRKIMIRYRLVLEEAADVDFIEGGFWEGLAGVTVVKIRRGCLVGSENYLVTLEGQPEHHDLIQEFLESFYSDVDFVPPRLVVAVQNQDDLRQNASELSFPLNVTLPRDDRERDLLTLARENIKKTLEGERRRILLKEMAGEELLIRTRDVLVLPMLPRLVDAVDISTFQGDETVGVVVSFQEGRPAKKRYRKFILKGGEAPDDYAAIDAVLVRYFRQLQCQNRDLPDFLLVDGGEGQLSAARQAMNKVGVQIPAAALAKGFEEIHLLSGSSPLRLPDHSEVLRFLQRVRDEAHRFALGFHRLRRNKRGFEGILDGIPGVGPVRKKRLLTAFNNLGDLLEVTPQEASQTLRIPQQVIDEIRIRLRSRFADK; encoded by the coding sequence GAAAGCCCGGTATGCCAGACATGAAGTAGCAAGAGAAGATATTGGGAGCCTTCCGGCTGCCTGCGGGGTATATCTTTTCAAAAACCGGAAGGCGGAGGTGATCTATGTCGGAAAGGCCATTAATATTGTAAAACGGGTCAAATCTCATCTAAGCAGGAGTCCTTCCGTCTTTCGCCGGAATTTGGCCGATGAGATCCACTCGGTGGCCACGATTCTCACTCATAATGAACATGAGGCACTGCTTCTTGAAGAAGAATTGATCAAAAATTACCGGCCGCGATATAACCTTCGTCTCCGGGACGACAAGAGCTATCCCTATCTTTGTTTTTCCCGAGATGGAAAGTTTCCTGCGGTCAGCTTCACCCGGCGAAAAACGGCGAAAAACGGCCTTTTTTTCGGCCCTTATACTGATTCCCGCAAAACCAGGGAAGGACTGAAAATTCTCCGGTCGATATTTCAAATTCGTGGATGTAAACATCCGGAAAATCGTTTTCCCCTGGTTCGTCCTTGTCTCGATCACGAAGTGGGACTGTGCAGTGCGCCCTGTGTAGGAAAGGTGACCGAGGATGTATATCAGGAGAACCTGTGGGACGCCCACGCTTTTTTACGAGGCGAATTCAAAAACGTGGAAGAGCGCTTGGAACGGGATATGTGGGCTTCAGCTAAGGATCTCGATTTCGAAAAGGCGGTTTATTTCCGCGGGCGCCTAGAGGCGGTCCGGAAAATAATGATTCGCTACCGGCTGGTTCTCGAGGAAGCAGCCGATGTGGATTTTATCGAAGGGGGTTTTTGGGAGGGACTGGCTGGTGTGACGGTGGTGAAAATTCGGCGAGGATGTCTGGTCGGGAGTGAAAACTATCTGGTTACTCTGGAAGGTCAGCCGGAGCACCATGATCTCATTCAGGAGTTCCTGGAGAGCTTTTACTCCGACGTAGACTTTGTTCCCCCCCGGTTGGTCGTCGCGGTCCAAAATCAGGATGACCTCAGACAAAATGCTAGCGAACTTTCGTTCCCCCTGAACGTTACCCTGCCCCGCGATGACCGGGAACGGGATCTCCTCACCCTTGCCCGGGAAAACATCAAAAAGACTCTGGAAGGGGAGAGACGGCGAATCCTTCTCAAGGAAATGGCTGGAGAAGAACTCCTTATCCGGACCAGAGACGTTCTTGTCCTGCCGATGCTCCCCCGCCTTGTGGACGCAGTGGATATATCCACGTTCCAGGGAGATGAAACGGTCGGGGTGGTGGTCTCTTTTCAGGAAGGAAGGCCGGCGAAAAAACGGTACCGGAAATTCATTCTGAAGGGAGGAGAAGCCCCGGATGACTATGCCGCAATAGATGCGGTTCTTGTCCGCTACTTTCGCCAGTTGCAATGTCAGAATCGCGATTTGCCGGATTTCCTGCTGGTCGATGGAGGGGAGGGGCAACTCTCCGCAGCCCGGCAGGCCATGAACAAAGTCGGGGTTCAGATTCCCGCGGCGGCTCTGGCCAAAGGATTCGAGGAAATTCACTTACTATCCGGCAGTTCTCCTCTGCGGCTCCCGGATCATTCGGAAGTGCTCCGGTTTCTTCAACGGGTGCGGGATGAAGCCCATCGGTTCGCACTCGGCTTTCATCGTCTGCGACGGAACAAACGCGGGTTCGAAGGGATCCTCGATGGGATTCCCGGAGTCGGACCGGTCCGAAAAAAGCGCTTACTCACCGCCTTCAACAACCTTGGCGATCTGCTTGAAGTTACGCCCCAGGAGGCGAGTCAAACCCTCCGGATCCCGCAACAGGTAATCGACGAGATCAGAATCCGGCTCCGGAGTCGGTTCGCCGATAAGTGA
- a CDS encoding ABC transporter permease encodes MLFYIIRRLLFLPLTLLGISLIIFLMFMRLTPEQRVALYITGPERLKGDSVERIIELHGLRDPWHLQYGRWIGNVVRGNLGWSTVGREPVFDALIRRFPYTLELAVLSGIPIILLGIWLGVLSATNHNRPLDHALRISAVVGWSFPDFVFGFFVMMIFYSILGWFPPGTLSYEAGLIVRSEQFRIITGIITLDSLLNARFDVFLDAIRRLAGPVLTLTYLGFAYILRITRSAMLEVLEKDYVRTARAKGLAEGVVIYKHARRNALIPVATESGQTIVALLGGTVIVETIFNRIGVGSFLAAAAQQLDFASVIGGSLLFGVILVIGNLLVDISYTLIDPRIRLE; translated from the coding sequence GTGCTTTTCTATATTATCCGGCGCCTGTTGTTCCTTCCCCTCACCTTGCTGGGTATTTCGTTGATTATATTTTTAATGTTTATGCGTCTTACTCCCGAACAGCGAGTCGCCCTGTACATCACCGGGCCCGAGCGCCTCAAGGGTGACAGCGTGGAGCGGATCATCGAACTTCACGGTTTACGGGATCCCTGGCACCTACAGTATGGGCGCTGGATCGGAAACGTCGTCCGGGGCAACCTGGGCTGGTCTACTGTGGGAAGGGAACCGGTGTTCGACGCGCTCATCCGCCGCTTTCCCTATACCCTGGAACTGGCCGTGCTTTCCGGTATTCCGATTATCCTTCTGGGGATATGGCTGGGTGTTTTGTCCGCGACCAACCATAACCGGCCGCTTGACCACGCCCTGCGGATATCCGCCGTGGTGGGCTGGTCTTTTCCCGATTTCGTCTTCGGATTTTTTGTCATGATGATCTTTTACAGTATCCTGGGCTGGTTTCCACCCGGTACCTTGAGCTACGAGGCTGGTCTTATCGTGAGGTCGGAGCAGTTTCGAATCATAACCGGGATAATCACCCTGGATTCGCTACTCAACGCGCGCTTTGATGTATTCCTTGATGCGATCCGGCGGTTGGCCGGCCCGGTTCTGACCCTGACCTATTTAGGTTTTGCCTATATCCTGCGTATCACCCGTTCTGCGATGCTGGAAGTCCTCGAGAAGGATTATGTCCGGACGGCCCGGGCCAAGGGTCTTGCCGAAGGGGTGGTTATTTATAAGCACGCTCGGCGTAATGCTTTGATCCCGGTTGCGACGGAGAGTGGCCAGACCATCGTCGCGCTCTTGGGTGGAACGGTGATCGTGGAAACGATTTTCAACCGGATCGGAGTGGGAAGCTTCCTGGCCGCGGCGGCTCAACAACTTGATTTCGCCTCGGTGATTGGGGGAAGCCTGCTTTTTGGAGTCATCCTGGTAATTGGTAATCTCCTGGTCGATATTTCCTATACTCTGATCGATCCCCGGATACGGTTGGAATGA
- the ugpC gene encoding sn-glycerol-3-phosphate ABC transporter ATP-binding protein UgpC produces MASVVFKDIVKRFGEVMAVNKVSLDIQNEEFIVLVGPSGCGKTTTLRMLAGLEEIDSGEIFIGETLVNDVPPKDRDIAMVFQNYALYPHMDVYNNMAFGLKLRKFPRTEIDQRVKEAADLLGIGELLGRKPKQLSGGQRQRVAVGRAIVRHPKVFLFDEPLSNLDAKLRVQMRAELSKLHNRLKTTMIYVTHDQIEAMTMGDRIVVMRDGLVQQVGSPIALYNEPVNKFVAGFIGTPSMNFLDVVVKKEGDNIILDGQSFKIQIPPDYKAKLEPLVNQEATFGIRPQDIYDLRYAREMEHNHGNLIEATVDVVEPLGSEQIIYLTCGAHTIVAVLDMQTHTDVGDFLSAVVDTAKIHVFKNDTEVAII; encoded by the coding sequence ATGGCTAGTGTGGTTTTCAAGGATATCGTGAAGCGTTTTGGCGAAGTTATGGCGGTGAATAAGGTCAGTCTGGATATCCAGAACGAAGAGTTTATCGTTCTGGTTGGCCCGTCAGGTTGCGGAAAGACCACGACGCTTCGGATGCTGGCCGGTCTGGAAGAGATCGATAGCGGTGAAATATTCATCGGAGAAACCCTGGTCAACGATGTTCCACCCAAAGACCGGGACATCGCCATGGTTTTTCAAAACTATGCGTTGTACCCTCACATGGATGTTTACAATAACATGGCCTTCGGCCTGAAACTCCGGAAATTTCCCAGGACCGAGATCGACCAGCGGGTGAAGGAGGCGGCCGATCTTCTGGGTATCGGCGAACTGCTCGGCCGAAAACCGAAACAGCTCTCCGGCGGTCAGCGACAGCGCGTGGCGGTAGGTCGGGCGATCGTCCGTCATCCGAAAGTGTTCTTGTTCGATGAGCCGCTGTCCAACCTCGATGCCAAGCTCAGGGTCCAGATGAGAGCCGAATTGTCCAAGCTTCACAACCGGCTCAAGACCACCATGATTTACGTGACGCATGACCAGATTGAGGCCATGACCATGGGAGACCGGATTGTGGTCATGCGGGATGGTTTGGTTCAGCAAGTCGGAAGCCCAATTGCCTTGTATAACGAGCCGGTCAACAAGTTCGTGGCTGGGTTTATCGGGACCCCCTCGATGAATTTTCTCGATGTAGTCGTCAAAAAAGAGGGAGACAATATCATTCTCGACGGCCAGTCCTTCAAGATACAGATTCCTCCCGACTACAAGGCCAAACTTGAACCTCTCGTCAACCAGGAAGCGACCTTCGGCATCCGACCCCAGGACATCTATGACCTGCGGTATGCCCGGGAGATGGAGCACAATCACGGGAACCTCATCGAAGCGACCGTCGATGTTGTGGAACCGCTGGGTTCGGAACAGATTATCTATCTGACTTGTGGTGCACATACGATTGTCGCCGTCTTGGACATGCAGACGCATACCGACGTGGGAGACTTCTTGAGCGCGGTTGTCGACACCGCCAAGATTCACGTCTTCAAAAACGATACCGAAGTGGCGATCATTTAG
- the secG gene encoding preprotein translocase subunit SecG has translation MANWMIVQVLVSIGVILVVIFQPRKAGLGGGIFGGSTRADKSSKFKNLSILGKLTVLFSTVFMILSLVFAFFLV, from the coding sequence ATGGCAAACTGGATGATCGTCCAGGTTCTCGTATCAATCGGTGTGATTCTCGTCGTAATTTTCCAACCCCGTAAGGCGGGGTTGGGAGGTGGAATATTTGGAGGGTCTACCCGGGCGGATAAAAGCAGTAAATTCAAAAACCTGTCCATCTTGGGCAAGCTGACAGTTCTATTTTCAACGGTGTTCATGATTCTGTCTCTTGTCTTTGCCTTCTTCTTGGTGTAA
- the gap gene encoding type I glyceraldehyde-3-phosphate dehydrogenase, producing MKIGINGFGRIGRLVYRRMLEMGDFDVVAVNDLTKTEVLAHLLKYDSVHGSIGNEVSTQDNAILVDGKPLQVFAQKDPGQLPWKDLGVSLVIESTGRFTDRNSASLHLQAGASKVIISAPAKQPDVTIVMGVNEAMYKAAEHHIVSNASCTTNCLAPVVKVLHDHFSVVKGYMTTIHAYTNDQVILDFPHKDLRRARAAGLSMIPTTTGAARAIGEVMPELKGKLDGGAIRVPIPDVSVVDFVALVERETTAEAVNGALKNAADGPMKGILAYNDLPLVSVDYLHSTYSSIVDGLSTKVSGNLLKVLAWYDNEWGYSCRTVDLVRYMMA from the coding sequence TTGAAAATCGGGATTAACGGTTTCGGACGTATCGGCAGATTGGTCTATCGGCGCATGCTCGAAATGGGAGACTTTGACGTAGTGGCTGTCAACGATCTGACCAAAACGGAAGTCCTGGCCCACTTGCTCAAGTATGATTCGGTGCATGGGAGCATAGGTAACGAGGTCAGTACCCAGGATAACGCGATTCTGGTCGACGGAAAACCTTTGCAGGTCTTCGCTCAAAAAGATCCCGGCCAGTTGCCCTGGAAAGACCTGGGGGTTTCTCTGGTGATCGAATCCACTGGGAGATTCACCGACCGGAACAGCGCCTCTTTGCACCTGCAAGCTGGTGCCTCGAAGGTCATTATCAGCGCCCCGGCCAAACAGCCGGATGTAACTATTGTCATGGGTGTGAACGAGGCGATGTACAAAGCCGCCGAGCACCACATCGTTTCCAACGCTTCGTGTACCACCAACTGCCTGGCTCCGGTAGTCAAGGTTCTGCACGACCATTTTTCGGTGGTCAAAGGATACATGACCACCATTCATGCCTATACGAACGACCAGGTCATTCTCGATTTTCCACACAAAGACCTGCGGCGGGCCCGGGCAGCCGGCCTGTCGATGATTCCCACGACGACCGGAGCGGCCCGGGCTATCGGGGAGGTTATGCCCGAGTTGAAGGGCAAGCTTGATGGCGGAGCGATTCGGGTTCCCATTCCCGATGTTTCGGTGGTTGACTTCGTGGCTCTGGTTGAGAGGGAGACGACTGCCGAAGCGGTGAATGGCGCCTTGAAGAATGCGGCCGATGGACCCATGAAGGGTATTCTGGCCTATAACGATCTTCCTCTCGTCTCGGTCGACTATTTGCACAGCACCTATTCGTCGATTGTCGACGGTCTGTCCACCAAGGTCAGTGGGAACTTGCTCAAGGTCTTGGCTTGGTATGACAATGAATGGGGATATTCCTGCCGGACTGTTGACCTCGTCCGGTACATGATGGCGTAG
- the whiA gene encoding DNA-binding protein WhiA, whose product MIDFHERVKQELNALFPVEPLLVRAEWTGLLRGGGVYRQDSEGAAISFVHRELALIKKIIYFQKLLFPGFLHSLSRIDREGLSRGTYYQVIISHGPAHNLILDLNSNEDVIFNTGTHGFDHYIRGFFEARGYLGNPRRAYHLEFPISSGSLAERIMGRLSEESLAFTLRYRKGEYSLYTKKGSTIGDFLRFIGALRAYLEFEKITVEKSTINDIIRWANCETANLDKVVQSSSRQRRLIALLNTENLPPPLREIADLRVKYPFMSMRELGDRCNPILSKTEVFRRLRRIERQAIREGVDREEKLT is encoded by the coding sequence ATGATAGATTTCCATGAGCGAGTCAAGCAGGAGCTTAATGCTCTGTTCCCGGTGGAACCACTGTTGGTCCGGGCCGAATGGACCGGTCTTTTGCGGGGAGGGGGGGTATACCGTCAGGACTCCGAGGGTGCGGCGATCTCGTTTGTGCATCGGGAATTGGCCCTGATCAAGAAAATAATCTATTTCCAAAAATTGTTGTTTCCCGGTTTTCTTCATTCCCTGTCGCGTATCGACCGGGAAGGCTTGAGTCGGGGAACCTACTACCAGGTCATTATTTCTCACGGACCAGCCCACAACCTCATTCTTGACCTCAACAGCAATGAAGACGTGATCTTTAATACCGGGACGCACGGGTTTGACCACTATATACGGGGCTTCTTTGAGGCCCGGGGTTATCTGGGAAATCCCCGTCGGGCCTATCACCTTGAGTTTCCAATCAGTTCGGGGTCGTTGGCAGAAAGAATTATGGGCCGTTTGTCGGAGGAATCTCTCGCCTTCACTCTTCGCTACCGAAAGGGTGAGTACAGCCTTTATACCAAAAAAGGAAGCACAATTGGAGACTTTCTCCGTTTTATCGGGGCTTTGCGGGCGTACCTCGAATTCGAGAAAATTACTGTGGAAAAGTCGACCATCAACGATATCATCCGATGGGCAAACTGTGAAACGGCCAATCTGGATAAAGTGGTGCAATCATCCTCACGCCAGCGACGTCTGATCGCTCTTTTGAATACCGAAAACCTGCCGCCGCCCCTAAGGGAAATTGCGGATCTCCGGGTGAAATATCCATTTATGTCCATGCGGGAACTGGGCGACCGCTGTAATCCGATATTGTCGAAAACCGAAGTTTTCCGCAGGCTTCGCCGGATTGAACGCCAAGCGATACGCGAAGGGGTAGACAGAGAGGAAAAGTTAACATAG
- a CDS encoding ABC transporter substrate-binding protein, whose translation MIIGVVAVCVCLIAGMAFAQVKNPDTYIMLTISEPDTLDPHQAYDTASGEVISFVYDNLIAYQKDSMTEFIPWLSLKVPSLENGLIHDGGKTYVFPIREGVTFHNDRPLTPEDVEYTFERGILADPAAGPMHMLIDSLFDKPNLANFVAETVGVNLMEALTEDRELVNEEDAQKLIDFYNEYIDPAIEVEGNTVVFNLVRSFGPFLSILTRYASWGAILDRETSIEMGLWDGEADGWWRYYNLRKEESPIFASANGTGPFKLVNWDRAQQKVILERFDGFWGDPAKIKTAVIWGIEEWGTRRAMLEAGDADQIHCPQQFYEQVMGLPNIDVDIHETVMIDAMQLVWEVGPGSPYLGSGQLDGEGIPPDFFSDVHVRRAFNFSLDYDTLINVALSGLATRLPSVLPKGFMGWNEDQVRYEFDLKKAREEFQKAWGGKLWETGFKITLFYNIGNERRRAICEMLQENIESLNPKFQVEVVGLEWPTLLDAYRNEHMPAFIMGWMADFADPHNFIYAYLHSKGTFGAFLGQPFRDFAEEHFNSLIEQAVAEVDPKIREALYEKIQLIAYEHAAFGIPLLQPRLIFPRRGWVQDWDFHPMRPGEVNFLSVWKAE comes from the coding sequence ATGATCATCGGGGTCGTCGCTGTGTGTGTCTGCCTTATTGCAGGCATGGCCTTTGCCCAAGTCAAAAATCCGGATACCTATATCATGCTGACCATCTCCGAACCGGATACCCTTGATCCGCATCAGGCGTATGATACCGCCAGCGGTGAAGTCATTAGCTTTGTGTATGATAACTTGATTGCCTACCAGAAAGACAGTATGACCGAATTCATACCTTGGTTGTCCCTGAAGGTGCCCAGCCTGGAGAATGGGCTGATCCATGATGGTGGGAAAACCTATGTTTTCCCCATTCGGGAAGGAGTGACTTTTCACAACGACCGGCCTTTGACCCCCGAAGATGTCGAGTATACCTTCGAGCGGGGCATCCTGGCCGACCCGGCGGCCGGCCCGATGCATATGCTGATTGATTCCCTCTTCGATAAGCCGAACCTGGCGAACTTTGTCGCTGAAACGGTAGGCGTGAACCTAATGGAAGCGTTAACCGAAGACCGTGAACTGGTCAACGAGGAAGATGCGCAGAAGCTGATCGATTTCTACAATGAATACATTGATCCGGCAATTGAAGTCGAGGGCAATACCGTAGTATTTAACCTGGTCCGTTCTTTTGGCCCTTTTCTCAGTATTTTGACCCGATATGCCAGTTGGGGTGCGATTCTGGATCGAGAAACCAGTATTGAAATGGGGCTCTGGGATGGTGAGGCCGATGGATGGTGGCGTTACTACAACCTGCGGAAAGAAGAAAGTCCGATCTTTGCGTCGGCCAATGGAACCGGACCATTCAAGCTTGTGAATTGGGACCGGGCCCAGCAGAAAGTGATACTCGAGAGATTTGATGGCTTTTGGGGCGATCCGGCTAAAATCAAAACAGCCGTCATCTGGGGAATTGAGGAATGGGGAACCCGCCGGGCGATGCTCGAAGCTGGCGATGCCGATCAGATCCATTGCCCCCAACAATTTTACGAACAGGTCATGGGGCTGCCCAATATCGATGTCGATATCCACGAAACGGTGATGATCGATGCCATGCAGTTGGTTTGGGAGGTGGGTCCGGGGAGCCCCTATCTTGGAAGCGGTCAGTTGGACGGTGAGGGAATTCCACCGGACTTTTTCAGTGACGTGCACGTCCGCCGGGCCTTCAACTTTAGCCTGGACTACGATACCCTGATCAATGTGGCCCTGAGTGGTCTGGCGACCCGCTTGCCTTCCGTCCTCCCCAAAGGGTTTATGGGCTGGAACGAAGATCAGGTGCGATACGAGTTTGACCTAAAGAAGGCTCGGGAGGAATTCCAGAAGGCTTGGGGGGGTAAACTATGGGAAACCGGGTTCAAGATCACCCTCTTCTACAATATCGGTAACGAAAGGCGGCGAGCCATCTGTGAAATGCTCCAGGAGAACATTGAGTCTTTGAATCCTAAATTCCAGGTTGAGGTAGTGGGTCTTGAGTGGCCGACCCTCCTTGACGCCTACCGGAACGAGCACATGCCCGCCTTTATCATGGGGTGGATGGCGGATTTCGCGGATCCACACAATTTCATTTACGCCTACCTTCACAGCAAGGGCACCTTCGGTGCTTTCTTAGGTCAGCCATTCCGTGATTTCGCCGAAGAACATTTCAACAGCTTAATCGAACAGGCGGTGGCCGAGGTCGACCCGAAGATCCGGGAAGCCCTCTATGAGAAAATTCAGCTCATCGCCTATGAACATGCCGCCTTCGGAATTCCCCTTCTCCAGCCCCGGTTGATTTTCCCGCGGCGCGGCTGGGTCCAGGATTGGGATTTCCATCCCATGCGGCCGGGTGAGGTGAATTTTCTCTCGGTTTGGAAAGCCGAGTAA
- a CDS encoding ABC transporter permease: protein MKRREWWALRKFFLNTSAVLGFSLLLFFIVIAVFAPYIAPPRAGRDPYLMPVVEWSPNPQPPSPDFPFGVAGRRDIFYGVIWGTRTAFRVGIVVTAVSTLIGLVVGSLGGYFGMFLDEVLMRITDIFLAIPFMVAAVVMATVFGAGLDNVILALIAFSWMYPARLIRGNIMQIKEEQYVTAARSLGISHFFVILRHILPNSIFPVLIQASMRMGSLVITAAALSFLGIGARENFADWGGLLNYARNWMLGGSGDMGRYWFMIFFPGVAMVLFVLAWNLVGDALRDIFDPRLRL from the coding sequence ATGAAACGAAGAGAGTGGTGGGCGCTCCGGAAATTCTTTTTGAATACCTCAGCCGTACTGGGTTTCTCGTTGCTATTATTTTTCATAGTGATCGCCGTTTTTGCCCCATACATCGCCCCGCCGCGGGCTGGACGGGATCCCTATCTGATGCCGGTCGTGGAATGGAGTCCCAACCCGCAACCGCCTTCCCCCGACTTTCCCTTCGGCGTGGCTGGAAGGCGGGATATTTTTTATGGAGTGATTTGGGGGACCAGAACTGCCTTTCGGGTGGGAATCGTAGTGACGGCGGTCTCCACTCTGATCGGCTTGGTGGTGGGCTCCCTGGGCGGATATTTCGGCATGTTCCTCGATGAAGTCTTGATGCGGATCACCGACATCTTCCTGGCCATCCCTTTTATGGTTGCCGCTGTCGTGATGGCCACCGTCTTCGGGGCGGGTCTTGACAACGTGATTTTGGCACTGATCGCTTTCAGCTGGATGTATCCGGCCCGGTTGATCCGAGGCAACATCATGCAGATCAAGGAAGAACAGTACGTAACCGCCGCTCGATCTCTGGGAATCAGCCATTTTTTCGTCATTTTACGCCACATCTTACCTAATTCTATTTTTCCGGTATTAATCCAGGCCTCCATGCGCATGGGCTCTTTGGTGATCACCGCCGCCGCGCTGAGTTTTTTGGGGATTGGCGCCCGGGAGAATTTCGCTGATTGGGGAGGGCTTCTCAATTACGCCCGAAATTGGATGCTCGGAGGTAGCGGAGACATGGGGAGATACTGGTTCATGATCTTCTTTCCCGGTGTGGCGATGGTTCTTTTCGTTCTGGCCTGGAATCTGGTCGGTGATGCGTTGCGGGACATTTTTGATCCAAGATTGCGGTTATGA
- the tpiA gene encoding triose-phosphate isomerase, producing MSRIPITAGNWKMHKTTEEASAFAEALLSDLPVRAGGAMEIIICPPFTSLGSLQQKVYGTPVKLGAQNMHGENWGAFTGEISPAMLVDVGCTYVILGHSERRHIFGEKSADIGRKVAAALAHDLRPILCVGETIEEREAKRTESVIKGQLAAGIAGVTEDKAETLVIAYEPVWAIGTGRAAAPADARQVIEFIRRELAGAWNVKTSERCRILYGGSVKGENVFEFVQDKDIDGTLVGGASLDAGQFLAIVEETLKAYR from the coding sequence ATGAGCCGCATACCGATTACCGCTGGCAACTGGAAAATGCACAAAACCACGGAAGAGGCCTCGGCATTTGCCGAGGCCCTGCTAAGCGACCTACCGGTGAGAGCCGGAGGGGCAATGGAGATCATTATCTGTCCGCCTTTTACCTCTCTCGGGTCCCTTCAACAAAAAGTCTACGGAACGCCTGTCAAACTTGGCGCGCAAAATATGCATGGGGAGAACTGGGGAGCCTTCACCGGGGAAATTTCCCCTGCAATGCTCGTCGATGTTGGATGTACCTACGTAATTCTTGGCCATTCCGAAAGACGGCATATATTCGGAGAAAAATCCGCGGATATTGGCCGGAAAGTCGCTGCGGCCTTGGCTCATGACCTGCGACCCATCCTTTGTGTCGGAGAAACGATCGAGGAACGGGAAGCGAAGCGCACGGAATCAGTGATCAAAGGACAATTGGCGGCTGGGATTGCCGGGGTGACGGAAGATAAAGCCGAGACCCTGGTGATTGCCTATGAACCGGTTTGGGCGATTGGAACCGGGAGAGCAGCCGCCCCCGCAGACGCCCGGCAGGTGATTGAATTTATTCGGCGGGAACTGGCTGGAGCCTGGAATGTGAAAACATCCGAGCGTTGTCGCATTCTTTACGGGGGAAGCGTCAAAGGTGAAAATGTTTTTGAATTTGTCCAGGATAAGGATATCGATGGGACGCTGGTCGGTGGAGCGAGTCTCGATGCTGGACAGTTCCTCGCGATTGTCGAGGAGACCCTAAAAGCCTACCGGTAG